From Halarcobacter mediterraneus:
TAAAACATTGGAAGTACCAAAAAGATGCAGGAATAGAATATATTTCATCAAATGACTTTTCTTATTATGATAATGTACTAGATACTTGCATTATGTTAAATGCAATTCCAAAAAGATTTAAAAACTTAGAAAATGAAGAATTATATTTTTCTATGGCAAGGGGAAACAAAAATAGTGTTGCTATGGAAATGACAAAATGGTTTAATACAAACTACCACTATATAGTTCCTGAATTATCGCTAGAAGATGAGTATAAATTAAATGCTACAAAAATTATTAATGAATTTAAAGAAGCAAAAGAAAATGGAATAAAAACTAAAATCAATCTTATTGGTCCAATAACATTTTTAGGATTATCAAAAAGAGTTGATAGAGGAGATACTTATGAACTTCATTCTAAGATTCTTCCTATTTATGAAGAGTTATTAAAAGAAATTTCTAAACTTGATGAAGAGATTATTGTTCAAATAGATGAGCCTATTTTTGTAAAAGATAACGAACAAAAAGTATTAAGTCTAATCAAACCTACTTATGATAAATTAGCAAAAGTTTCATCTAAATTAAAAATAGTAGTTGCCACTTATTTTGAACACTCTATTGAAGCAACAAAAATTTTAGTAAACACTCCAATTTTTGGTTTAGCTTTAGACTTTTTATATGGGAAGAAAAACTTAGAAAGCTTAGAAGCAATAGCAGAAAGTAATAAAAAATTAATCGTGGGATTAGTAGATGGAAGAAATATTTGGAAAAATGATATAGAAAAAAGTATCAATATTTTAGAAGAAATTTCAAAAAAAGTTGAAAAAGAAAATATCTTAGTTTCTTCTTCTTGTTCACTTCTTCATACTCCATTTACTTTAAGATATGAAACAAAAATGGATGAACAAATAAAAACTTGGTTAAGTTATGCAGAAGAGAAACTAGATGAAATTCATTTGATTTCAAAACTATTTTTCCATGGAAAAGAGAATTTAAATGAAATAGAAAATAAAGATTTTGAAAAGAATATTCAAGCAAATGAAAATAGAAAATCATCAACATTAATCCATGATGAAACAGTAAAACAAAGAGTTCAAGATTTTAAAAAACTATCAAGAGATGAAAAATTTGAAGATAGAATTAAAATTCAAAGAGAACTTCTTAAATATGAAGATTTGGCAACTACTACAATTGGTTCTTTTCCACAAACTCCTGAAGTTAGAAAATCAAGAAGAGATTTTAAAAAAGGTGAAATTTCATATGAAACATATGAAAAAGACATGAAAACATATATTGATTATTGTATTGCTTTCCAAGAAGAGTGTGGAATTGAAGTATTAGTTCATGGAGAGCCAGAAAGAAATGATATGGTTGAATATTTTGGAGAACAACTTAAAGGTTATGGCTTTTCTCAAAATGGATGGGTTCAATCATATGGAAGTAGATGTGTAAAACCACCATTTATTTTTGGAGATATCAGTAGACCAAAGGCTATGACAGTTGATTGGATTACATATGCACAAAGTAAAACAGATAAAATAATGAAAGGAATGCTAACTGGTCCTGTTACTATTCTTAACTGGTCATTTGTAAGAGATGACAAACCAAGAGATGAAGTATCAAAACAAATAGCAGTTGCCTTAAGTGATGAAATAGATGACTTACAAAATGCAGGAATTAAAATCATTCAAGTTGATGAAGCTGCTTTTAAAGAGGGATATCCACTAAGAGAAGAAAATATTAAAACTTATGAAGATTGGGCAGTAAGAGACTTTAAAATTGCAGTAAGTAGCGCAAAACCTGAAACACAAATTCATACACACATGTGTTATAGTGAATTTAATGATATCATTAAAACAATAGAAGCAATGGATGCAGATGTTATCTCTATTGAAACAGCAAGAAGTGGAAATGAATTACTTAAAATCTTTAAAGAAGTAGGATATAAACAAGAAGTAGGTCCTGGAATTTATGATATTCATAGTCCAAGAATTCCAAGCGTAGAAGAACTTGTAACACAAATTAAACTTTTACTTGAAGTTTTACCAAAAGAACAATTATGGATTAATCCTGATTGTGGTTTAAAAACAAGAAAATGGGAAGAAGTTAAACCTAGTTTAAAAAATATGGTAGAAGCGGTAAATCAAGTAAGAGAAGAACTTAAATAAAATAATTTATATACTAAAAAAGAGTTTTCATTTATCATTCTGAAAACTCTTTTTAGATATCATTTCAAAAATTAATATAAAGAAGTGCCATGATTACCTTAGATAATATAAAAGAAGCAAAAGAAAATTTAAAAGATGTAGCACAAAATACTCCCTTAACAA
This genomic window contains:
- the metE gene encoding 5-methyltetrahydropteroyltriglutamate--homocysteine S-methyltransferase, translated to MSKSYVIGFPRIGEQRELKKVLEQYWSKNCSFKEVENVSKQLRLKHWKYQKDAGIEYISSNDFSYYDNVLDTCIMLNAIPKRFKNLENEELYFSMARGNKNSVAMEMTKWFNTNYHYIVPELSLEDEYKLNATKIINEFKEAKENGIKTKINLIGPITFLGLSKRVDRGDTYELHSKILPIYEELLKEISKLDEEIIVQIDEPIFVKDNEQKVLSLIKPTYDKLAKVSSKLKIVVATYFEHSIEATKILVNTPIFGLALDFLYGKKNLESLEAIAESNKKLIVGLVDGRNIWKNDIEKSINILEEISKKVEKENILVSSSCSLLHTPFTLRYETKMDEQIKTWLSYAEEKLDEIHLISKLFFHGKENLNEIENKDFEKNIQANENRKSSTLIHDETVKQRVQDFKKLSRDEKFEDRIKIQRELLKYEDLATTTIGSFPQTPEVRKSRRDFKKGEISYETYEKDMKTYIDYCIAFQEECGIEVLVHGEPERNDMVEYFGEQLKGYGFSQNGWVQSYGSRCVKPPFIFGDISRPKAMTVDWITYAQSKTDKIMKGMLTGPVTILNWSFVRDDKPRDEVSKQIAVALSDEIDDLQNAGIKIIQVDEAAFKEGYPLREENIKTYEDWAVRDFKIAVSSAKPETQIHTHMCYSEFNDIIKTIEAMDADVISIETARSGNELLKIFKEVGYKQEVGPGIYDIHSPRIPSVEELVTQIKLLLEVLPKEQLWINPDCGLKTRKWEEVKPSLKNMVEAVNQVREELK